One Candidatus Eisenbacteria bacterium genomic region harbors:
- a CDS encoding S8 family serine peptidase yields MLRLRILAVAALACLALVPVPSRILAAAPAPFSARLQEAAGRPRGGEIHAWVYFRDKGLATPAERAEALRRAESELPDRTLWRRAKIMTGPVVDDMDLPVSGRHVREVRATGARQRQVSRWFNSMSVSATPAQLRAIAALPCVDRLDVVESYRRGDVAEGAPDIPANGWSPVGPGAFSPVRPAAPAAGAVIDSTQYGVTWKQLNLHQIPKLHDAGFHGEGVLICMLDSGFRTTHSAFNYPGHVLQVAHSRDFIHGDTVVANEAGQDSAGQDSHGTYCLSLIGGYYPGRYLGAAYNARFILGKTEWVPTETPIEEDHWLAGVEWADSLGADLISSSLGYSTYDTTSIPPLAIYAQMDGRTRVSSRAANYAAARGIVCITAMGNDGGAIYPSNKVIAPADGFNVVSAGATDSLGVRSSYSCFGPTWDRRIKPEVMARGTRDWVVSVSSDLSYFGTGSGTSFATPITAGAVALVLQKNPGYNPLQVLDALRQTASHPASPDTVTGYGLLRAYDAASFVSTSVDSGGGVRNLPGLSLAMSQNQPNPFRGNTRIDYSVSGVAGEQRVRLRVFDPAGRLVATLKDGDAAPGTHQAAWDGRHADGRPAGTGLYFYRLESGTLSVTRRLVLFR; encoded by the coding sequence ATGCTTCGACTTCGGATCCTGGCCGTAGCCGCACTTGCCTGCCTCGCCCTCGTGCCGGTTCCTTCGCGCATCCTGGCCGCGGCTCCCGCTCCCTTCAGTGCCCGCCTGCAGGAAGCCGCCGGCCGTCCACGGGGCGGCGAGATCCACGCCTGGGTGTACTTCCGCGACAAGGGCCTGGCCACGCCCGCCGAGCGCGCCGAGGCGCTGCGCCGCGCGGAGAGTGAGTTGCCGGACCGCACGCTGTGGCGCCGCGCCAAGATCATGACCGGCCCGGTGGTGGACGACATGGACCTGCCGGTGTCCGGGCGCCACGTGCGCGAGGTGCGCGCGACCGGCGCGCGCCAGCGCCAGGTGAGCCGCTGGTTCAACTCCATGAGCGTCTCGGCCACCCCGGCGCAGCTGCGCGCCATCGCCGCGCTGCCATGCGTGGACCGGCTGGACGTGGTGGAGAGCTACCGCCGGGGCGACGTGGCCGAGGGCGCTCCGGACATTCCCGCCAACGGCTGGTCGCCCGTGGGCCCGGGTGCCTTCTCCCCGGTTCGTCCCGCCGCGCCCGCCGCGGGTGCCGTGATCGACTCCACCCAGTACGGCGTGACCTGGAAGCAGCTCAACCTGCACCAGATCCCGAAGCTGCACGACGCCGGCTTCCACGGCGAGGGCGTCCTGATCTGCATGCTGGACTCCGGCTTCCGCACCACGCACTCGGCGTTCAACTACCCCGGCCATGTGCTGCAGGTGGCCCACTCGCGCGACTTCATCCACGGCGACACCGTGGTGGCCAACGAGGCGGGGCAGGACTCCGCCGGGCAGGACTCGCACGGCACGTACTGCCTGAGCCTCATCGGCGGCTACTACCCGGGCCGCTACCTGGGTGCCGCGTACAACGCGCGCTTCATCCTGGGCAAGACCGAGTGGGTGCCCACCGAGACGCCGATCGAGGAGGACCACTGGCTGGCCGGCGTGGAGTGGGCCGACTCGCTGGGGGCGGACCTGATCAGCAGCTCGCTGGGCTACAGCACCTACGACACCACTTCCATCCCGCCCCTCGCCATCTACGCGCAGATGGACGGCCGCACGCGCGTCTCGTCGCGGGCCGCCAACTACGCCGCCGCCCGCGGGATCGTGTGCATCACCGCCATGGGCAACGACGGCGGGGCGATCTACCCTTCCAACAAGGTCATCGCCCCGGCCGACGGGTTCAACGTGGTCAGCGCGGGGGCCACCGACTCGCTGGGCGTGCGTTCCAGCTACAGCTGCTTCGGACCCACCTGGGACCGGCGCATCAAGCCCGAGGTGATGGCACGCGGCACCCGCGACTGGGTGGTGAGCGTCAGCAGCGACCTATCCTACTTCGGCACGGGCAGCGGCACTTCGTTCGCCACGCCCATCACCGCCGGAGCCGTGGCGCTGGTGCTGCAGAAGAACCCCGGCTACAACCCGCTTCAAGTACTGGACGCGCTGCGCCAGACTGCCTCGCACCCGGCCAGCCCGGACACCGTCACCGGCTACGGACTGCTGCGCGCCTACGATGCCGCCAGCTTCGTCAGCACCTCGGTGGACTCCGGCGGCGGCGTGCGTAACCTGCCCGGCCTGAGCCTGGCGATGTCCCAGAACCAGCCCAACCCGTTCCGCGGGAACACGCGGATCGACTACTCCGTCTCCGGCGTGGCCGGTGAGCAGCGGGTGCGCCTGCGGGTGTTCGATCCCGCCGGCCGCCTGGTGGCCACGCTCAAGGACGGCGACGCCGCCCCCGGCACGCACCAGGCTGCCTGGGACGGTCGCCACGCCGACGGCCGGCCCGCGGGCACGGGGCTCTATTTCTACCGCCTGGAGTCCGGCACTCTGAGCGTCACCCGGCGCCTGGTGCTGTTCCGCTAA
- a CDS encoding aldehyde dehydrogenase family protein has translation MQTRNFIGGKWVDSHTGRNFENRNPADHDEIVGTYPSSDAKDVGRAVDAAAKAFRSWRLVPAPKRGELLLKVGEVLRARKEELARVMTREMGKVIKETRGDVQEGIDTAFYASGEGRRLFGQTTHCELPNKTGYSIRQPVGVAGLITPWNFPMAIATWKMFPALVCGNTVVLKPASDTPASATLLVESLEQAGVPEGVVNLVHGSGSEVGTPMVSHPEIKVLSFTGSTEVGKQIAAQCGTTLKRCSLELGGKNAQIVMDDADLDLALEGALWGAFGTTGQRCTATSRLILHEKIAKEFTERLVERAKKLKLGDGLDETVDVGPVVNAGRIPAIGAYVDIGRKEGARLLLGGAAAREGALAKGHFFQPTIFDQVKPGMRIALEEIFGPVLSILTCRSGEEAVEILNGTMYGLSSSIYTRDVNLAQRAIRDIEAGIVYVNGPTIGAEVHLPFGGVKETGNGHREAGTAVLDVFSEWKTVYIDYSGRLQKAQIDA, from the coding sequence ATGCAGACGCGCAACTTCATCGGCGGGAAGTGGGTGGACTCCCACACCGGCCGCAATTTCGAGAACCGCAATCCCGCCGACCACGATGAAATCGTGGGGACCTACCCGTCCTCCGACGCGAAGGACGTGGGCCGCGCCGTGGATGCCGCCGCGAAGGCGTTCCGCTCCTGGCGTCTGGTGCCCGCCCCCAAGCGCGGCGAGCTGCTGCTGAAGGTGGGCGAGGTGCTGCGCGCGCGCAAGGAGGAGCTGGCGCGCGTCATGACGCGGGAGATGGGCAAGGTGATCAAGGAGACCCGCGGCGACGTGCAGGAGGGCATTGATACCGCCTTCTACGCCTCCGGCGAGGGCCGCCGCCTGTTCGGGCAGACCACCCATTGCGAGCTGCCCAACAAGACCGGCTACTCGATCCGCCAGCCCGTGGGTGTGGCCGGGCTCATCACGCCGTGGAACTTCCCGATGGCCATCGCCACCTGGAAGATGTTCCCGGCGCTGGTGTGCGGCAACACCGTGGTCCTCAAGCCCGCCAGCGACACCCCCGCCAGCGCCACGCTGCTGGTGGAGTCGCTGGAGCAGGCCGGGGTCCCCGAGGGCGTGGTGAACCTGGTCCATGGCAGCGGCTCCGAGGTGGGCACCCCCATGGTCAGCCACCCGGAGATCAAGGTCCTGAGCTTCACCGGCTCCACCGAGGTGGGCAAGCAGATCGCCGCGCAGTGCGGCACCACGCTCAAGCGCTGCTCGCTGGAGCTGGGCGGGAAGAACGCGCAGATCGTGATGGACGACGCCGACCTGGACCTGGCGCTCGAGGGCGCCCTGTGGGGCGCATTCGGCACCACCGGCCAGCGCTGCACCGCCACCAGCCGGCTGATCCTGCACGAGAAGATCGCCAAGGAGTTCACCGAGCGGCTGGTGGAGCGCGCGAAGAAGCTGAAGCTGGGCGACGGCCTGGATGAGACCGTGGACGTGGGGCCGGTGGTGAACGCCGGCCGCATTCCCGCCATCGGTGCCTACGTGGACATCGGCCGCAAAGAGGGCGCGCGACTGCTGCTGGGCGGCGCCGCCGCGCGCGAGGGCGCGCTGGCGAAGGGGCACTTCTTCCAGCCCACCATCTTCGACCAGGTGAAGCCCGGCATGCGCATCGCCCTGGAGGAGATCTTCGGCCCGGTCCTGAGCATCCTCACCTGCCGCTCGGGGGAGGAGGCGGTGGAGATCCTCAACGGGACCATGTACGGACTGAGCTCTTCCATCTACACTCGGGACGTGAACCTGGCGCAGCGCGCCATCCGCGACATCGAGGCCGGGATCGTGTACGTGAACGGGCCCACCATCGGCGCGGAAGTGCACCTGCCCTTCGGTGGCGTCAAGGAGACCGGCAACGGTCACCGCGAGGCCGGCACCGCGGTGCTGGACGTGTTCAGCGAGTGGAAGACCGTGTACATCGACTACAGCGGCAGGCTGCAGAAAGCCCAGATCGACGCATGA
- a CDS encoding asparaginase, whose translation MDPRVLEVTRGALVESRHVVHAAASDGARLIATFGDPHRVTYYRSASKVFQAFPLVESGAADHFGLGPRELAIACGSHSGTALHVATVLDMLSRAGLGVEHLQCGTHAPTDAAAARELADSGRKPTAACHNCSGKHAGMLLATRFRGWPVETYLDPEHPHQVEIRRIVADYAGMGPGDVAVAVDGCSAPVFAVPLLSMAHSYARFIRGLGPDGAPSATVARLLDAVRAEPDMVGGPGKLDTEFMRASGGGYIVKIGAEAVYCVGHVPTGRGLAFKVEDGNMRAVPAALFDLLGALGWPIPAGLERFARPEVRNFRDRVVGEIRGAGGA comes from the coding sequence ATCGACCCGCGCGTCCTGGAAGTCACCCGTGGCGCCCTCGTGGAGAGCCGCCACGTGGTCCACGCCGCCGCCAGCGACGGCGCTCGCCTGATCGCCACCTTCGGCGACCCGCACCGCGTAACCTACTACCGCTCCGCCTCCAAGGTGTTCCAGGCCTTCCCGCTGGTGGAATCCGGCGCCGCCGATCACTTCGGCCTGGGCCCGCGCGAGCTGGCCATCGCGTGCGGCTCGCACAGCGGCACCGCCCTCCACGTGGCCACCGTGCTGGACATGCTCTCCCGCGCCGGCCTGGGCGTGGAGCATCTGCAGTGCGGCACGCACGCCCCGACCGATGCGGCCGCCGCGCGCGAGCTGGCCGACAGCGGCCGCAAGCCCACCGCCGCCTGCCACAACTGTTCCGGGAAGCATGCGGGAATGCTGCTGGCCACCCGCTTTCGCGGCTGGCCGGTGGAGACCTACCTGGACCCGGAGCATCCGCACCAGGTGGAGATCCGCCGCATCGTCGCCGATTACGCCGGAATGGGCCCCGGGGACGTGGCGGTGGCCGTGGACGGCTGCAGCGCACCGGTCTTCGCCGTGCCGCTGCTGTCCATGGCGCACAGCTACGCGCGCTTCATCCGCGGCCTGGGTCCCGACGGCGCTCCCTCCGCCACCGTCGCGCGACTGCTGGACGCCGTGCGCGCGGAGCCGGACATGGTGGGTGGGCCCGGCAAGCTGGACACCGAGTTCATGCGCGCGTCGGGGGGTGGGTACATCGTGAAGATCGGGGCCGAGGCGGTGTACTGCGTGGGTCACGTGCCCACCGGGCGAGGCCTGGCCTTCAAGGTGGAGGACGGCAACATGCGCGCGGTTCCGGCCGCGCTGTTCGATCTGCTGGGCGCGCTGGGCTGGCCCATCCCGGCCGGGCTGGAACGGTTTGCACGGCCGGAAGTGCGGAACTTCAGGGATCGGGTGGTAGGGGAAATCCGGGGCGCCGGCGGGGCCTGA
- a CDS encoding T9SS type A sorting domain-containing protein, whose amino-acid sequence MKKLAVALMSLLLLAGFVSAVWAQDTESPISADHLMRMGSGQFNKLAPGQYRAAVIDTVWYGFVTGGTPGTVGYYYPPGGFNALAKWDFDRKPDGTQATAGSVESWQGWTGLHTPYLSGGTRPPAQRPEFFLNYGNHPYSTNNYSFAAPYWHQQDMVAVPVRTGWTANQNLEGAGSLWCGMDKDVAAQVLHDYRTTPACSINFPGYGDLWDQYITHDVAISAGGTTMSFLYATDMDYRIDPTTLDTTTPLQNGSLYDALSVWVGTPTVALPYGSAIPTDSDIDDLLKNDATRNNLSATISGCTALDCLGWTGRSDSTGTLYTTTGFGGGLLGIGSQARVVFRVRTNTSGSDQRGTVRYSGAVDQPGGSKFGAAVVDKIYFSNAAGQGDGLGNGAGNAYTFNTAGNLQGWKPSGKVLPIYSKIINVGNNDPNVGGLFYDVGSPEAKYADACGVPGSITTQCNLLNNVLAQFDQNGTSPGTNPRDKYSQNWPYVNGEQQQATYSPPITLTGTPGFGRAGCSVQADIYAYLPITDAAFFWLWLRYQPGFNGTTPCGGTNPAGTTYAWSAWQRDPVIYYTDQPNCFVNNFEQSQLMPTTTVTYLQILVGTPVLCYAFGGGTGTCHANFSPLWDNIRVGMWNAPDAPAIVLFDWQFWQDAYPVDNSISPYLNMQKRRNAVGAIRANDPASADFYIKNIPVSSALIDAKTAVVTACVTNQVRPYTDNGRGVNQGDSVLVQSSFGARTARMDCVFRVLPGPLTNMADPFFTSYIANNGAYGTAGGHGGSWKWYVWNSVQMDTAEYDSWDSTANNALQGPGASPQYWATTIHENDVALRGVAAHNLPLVDPTAGPNAGAWLAENSGVPSTEHENIFPSYVFTPGTIIEYFYRSAYYDNLMGPNLAPDTNFVYSTGARYFMYRILPNAWADPTQGYGTPAWSGYGWMGGNGTGTITGAHNEVIHQNGRPCVLFVDHSFGLSQCYFSYHNTFDTLGIAPFVDDYTSQAPSSGETGIGNYEARLANATYTFVGSSGPSVKNLTGYGQIYYNSGVLGTSSLADGQNDGDANADVQLLKAWLETSGGRKGLWLNGTQIALSLNVQRPTGSPSRLFASDVLGIIDGAVDNGNALFNYRTISGDVNDCPTILAGNAPWNPAQQTAVTGNLCLYNYDVIPPRTDLATSFSSQVYAIGSLSAGVINDVAANPTGTSKTLIDALDFPRVRNVSCHDSYGRIYQMRTVYDGLFSDIGGRFCPDPVSPTAVQPGSGRFPNALFQNSPNPFRPVRATNIRYSVGRSSNVSLNVLDVSGRVVRSLVDGKKDAGEYSIAFDGKDANGASLASGVYFYRLKIGDFESNKKMLMLK is encoded by the coding sequence ATGAAGAAACTCGCTGTCGCTCTCATGAGTCTGCTCCTGCTCGCGGGATTCGTTTCCGCGGTGTGGGCGCAGGACACGGAGAGCCCGATTTCCGCCGACCACCTGATGCGGATGGGCTCGGGCCAGTTCAACAAGCTGGCACCGGGACAGTACCGCGCCGCGGTCATTGACACGGTGTGGTACGGCTTCGTCACCGGCGGCACGCCGGGAACCGTTGGTTACTACTACCCGCCGGGCGGCTTCAATGCCCTGGCGAAGTGGGACTTCGACCGGAAGCCCGATGGCACGCAGGCCACCGCGGGTTCCGTGGAGTCCTGGCAGGGCTGGACCGGCCTCCACACGCCGTACCTGTCGGGCGGCACTCGTCCGCCGGCACAGCGTCCGGAGTTCTTCCTGAACTACGGTAACCACCCGTACTCGACCAACAACTACAGCTTCGCCGCTCCGTACTGGCACCAGCAGGACATGGTGGCGGTTCCGGTGCGCACGGGCTGGACTGCCAACCAGAACCTGGAAGGCGCCGGCTCGCTGTGGTGCGGCATGGACAAGGACGTGGCGGCGCAGGTGCTTCACGACTACCGCACCACGCCCGCTTGTTCCATCAACTTCCCGGGCTACGGCGACCTGTGGGACCAGTACATCACCCACGACGTCGCCATCAGCGCGGGCGGCACCACCATGTCGTTCCTGTACGCGACCGACATGGACTACCGTATCGACCCGACGACCCTCGACACCACCACCCCGCTGCAGAACGGCTCGCTGTACGACGCTCTGTCCGTGTGGGTTGGCACGCCGACGGTCGCTCTTCCCTACGGCTCGGCGATCCCGACCGACTCCGACATTGACGACCTGCTCAAGAACGACGCCACCCGTAACAACCTGAGCGCGACCATCAGCGGTTGCACCGCTCTGGACTGTCTCGGCTGGACCGGCCGTTCCGACTCGACCGGCACCCTGTACACCACCACCGGCTTCGGTGGCGGCTTGCTGGGCATCGGTTCGCAGGCGCGTGTCGTGTTCCGCGTTCGCACGAACACCAGCGGCTCGGACCAGCGCGGCACCGTGCGTTACAGCGGCGCTGTTGACCAGCCGGGCGGCTCGAAGTTCGGTGCGGCCGTGGTTGACAAGATCTACTTCAGCAACGCCGCGGGCCAGGGCGACGGTCTTGGCAACGGCGCCGGCAACGCCTACACGTTCAACACCGCGGGCAACCTGCAGGGCTGGAAGCCTTCGGGCAAGGTCCTGCCGATCTACTCGAAGATCATCAACGTCGGCAACAACGACCCGAACGTTGGCGGTCTGTTCTACGACGTGGGCTCTCCGGAAGCCAAGTACGCGGACGCTTGCGGCGTCCCGGGTTCGATCACCACCCAGTGCAACCTGTTGAACAACGTCCTGGCGCAGTTCGACCAGAACGGAACTTCTCCGGGCACGAACCCGCGTGACAAGTACTCCCAGAACTGGCCGTACGTGAACGGCGAGCAGCAGCAGGCCACGTACTCGCCGCCGATCACCCTCACCGGCACGCCCGGCTTCGGCCGTGCGGGCTGCTCGGTCCAGGCGGACATCTACGCGTACCTGCCGATCACGGACGCGGCGTTCTTCTGGCTGTGGCTGCGCTACCAGCCGGGCTTCAACGGCACCACCCCCTGTGGTGGCACCAACCCGGCCGGCACGACCTACGCCTGGTCGGCCTGGCAGCGCGACCCGGTGATCTACTACACCGACCAGCCCAACTGCTTCGTCAACAACTTCGAGCAGTCGCAGCTGATGCCGACGACCACCGTCACCTACCTCCAGATCCTGGTGGGCACCCCGGTCCTGTGCTACGCCTTCGGTGGCGGCACCGGAACCTGCCACGCGAACTTCTCGCCGCTGTGGGACAACATCCGTGTCGGTATGTGGAACGCCCCGGATGCCCCGGCGATCGTGCTGTTCGACTGGCAGTTCTGGCAGGACGCGTACCCGGTTGACAACTCCATTTCCCCGTACCTGAACATGCAGAAGCGCCGCAATGCCGTCGGTGCGATCCGCGCCAACGACCCGGCGAGCGCCGACTTCTACATCAAGAACATCCCGGTCAGCAGCGCTCTGATCGACGCGAAGACCGCGGTCGTGACCGCTTGCGTGACCAACCAGGTCCGTCCGTACACCGACAACGGCCGCGGCGTGAACCAGGGTGACTCGGTTCTCGTGCAGTCGTCGTTCGGCGCGCGGACCGCGCGCATGGACTGCGTGTTCCGCGTCCTGCCCGGCCCGCTGACCAACATGGCCGACCCGTTCTTCACGAGCTACATCGCGAACAACGGTGCCTACGGTACCGCTGGCGGTCACGGTGGCAGCTGGAAGTGGTACGTCTGGAACAGCGTCCAGATGGACACCGCCGAGTACGACAGCTGGGACTCGACGGCCAACAACGCTCTCCAGGGTCCTGGCGCCAGCCCGCAGTACTGGGCCACCACGATCCACGAGAACGACGTTGCGCTCCGTGGCGTCGCTGCGCACAACCTGCCGCTGGTTGACCCGACCGCGGGCCCGAACGCGGGCGCGTGGCTGGCCGAGAACTCCGGCGTGCCCTCGACTGAACACGAGAACATCTTCCCGAGCTACGTGTTCACTCCGGGAACCATCATCGAGTACTTCTACCGCAGCGCGTACTACGACAACCTGATGGGCCCGAACCTGGCTCCTGACACGAACTTCGTGTACTCGACCGGGGCGCGCTACTTCATGTACCGCATCCTGCCGAACGCCTGGGCCGACCCGACGCAGGGTTACGGCACGCCGGCGTGGAGTGGTTACGGTTGGATGGGCGGCAACGGCACCGGCACCATCACCGGCGCCCACAACGAAGTGATCCACCAGAACGGCCGTCCGTGCGTCCTGTTCGTGGACCACTCGTTCGGCCTGTCGCAGTGCTACTTCTCGTACCACAACACGTTCGACACGCTTGGCATCGCTCCGTTCGTGGATGACTACACCTCGCAGGCGCCGTCTTCCGGTGAGACCGGGATCGGTAACTACGAGGCTCGTCTCGCGAACGCCACCTACACGTTCGTGGGTTCGAGCGGTCCGAGTGTGAAGAACCTGACTGGCTACGGCCAGATCTACTACAACTCCGGCGTGCTCGGCACCTCGTCCCTGGCCGACGGCCAGAACGACGGTGACGCCAACGCCGACGTTCAGCTCCTGAAGGCCTGGCTGGAGACCAGCGGTGGCCGTAAGGGTCTGTGGCTGAACGGAACGCAGATCGCGCTGAGCCTCAACGTTCAGCGTCCGACCGGCAGCCCGTCCCGCCTGTTTGCCAGCGACGTCCTCGGCATCATCGATGGCGCGGTGGACAACGGCAACGCGCTGTTCAACTACCGCACCATCTCCGGCGACGTCAACGACTGTCCGACGATCCTCGCGGGCAACGCCCCGTGGAACCCGGCGCAGCAGACTGCCGTCACCGGTAACCTGTGTCTGTACAACTACGACGTGATCCCGCCCAGGACTGACCTGGCGACGTCGTTCTCGTCGCAGGTGTACGCAATCGGGAGCCTCAGCGCCGGCGTGATCAACGACGTCGCTGCGAACCCGACCGGAACCTCGAAGACCCTCATCGACGCTCTGGACTTCCCGCGCGTCCGCAACGTGTCGTGTCACGACTCGTACGGCCGCATCTACCAGATGCGTACGGTGTACGACGGACTGTTCTCGGACATCGGTGGCCGGTTCTGTCCGGACCCGGTCTCCCCGACGGCCGTCCAGCCTGGATCGGGCCGCTTCCCGAACGCCCTGTTCCAGAACTCCCCGAACCCGTTCCGCCCGGTGCGTGCGACCAACATCCGTTACTCGGTTGGTCGTAGCAGCAACGTGTCCCTGAACGTCCTCGACGTTTCGGGCCGTGTTGTGCGCAGCCTGGTGGACGGCAAGAAGGACGCCGGTGAGTACTCGATCGCGTTTGACGGTAAGGACGCGAACGGTGCCTCCCTGGCTTCGGGCGTGTACTTCTACCGCCTGAAGATCGGCGACTTCGAGTCCAACAAGAAGATGCTGATGCTGAAGTAA
- a CDS encoding acetyl ornithine aminotransferase family protein, translating into MTGSTPLIKGRLPGPKARAWLARDHRSLSPSYTRSYPMVVERGKGAWLWDVDGNKFLDMNAGIAVCATGHAHPKVVRAIQQQAAKFLHMSGTDFYYGPEIQVAERLAKLSPTRGPARTYLCNSGTEAVESAIKLARFKTRRPLLLGFLGAFHGRTLGALALTASKATQRRGFAPLTPQAVHVPYANCRRCVFNLKFPACQFACVKFIEQEIFRTVLPPEDCAAMVVEPIQGEGGYVVPPPGYFQELRKLCDKYGILLVLDEVQAGMGRTGKWWAIQHWGVKPDIITVAKGIASGMPLAAMLAPASLMDWPPGSHGNTFGGNPVCCAASLATLDLIEGGLMKNAERRGVELMEGLKELEARHRSIGWVQGRGLMVGVEIVKDRSGMAGDGKMRDELVERAFRKGMLLLGSGPNSIRFAPPLVITRDEIATSLSIFDEVLTAAEKKKTR; encoded by the coding sequence ATGACCGGTTCCACCCCGTTGATCAAGGGCCGCCTTCCCGGCCCGAAGGCGCGCGCCTGGCTGGCGCGTGACCACCGCAGTCTCTCCCCGTCGTATACCCGCAGCTATCCCATGGTCGTCGAGCGCGGCAAGGGCGCCTGGCTGTGGGACGTGGACGGCAACAAGTTCCTGGACATGAACGCCGGCATCGCCGTGTGCGCCACCGGCCACGCCCACCCGAAGGTGGTGCGCGCGATCCAGCAGCAGGCTGCGAAGTTCCTCCACATGTCGGGCACCGACTTCTACTACGGGCCCGAGATCCAGGTGGCGGAGCGGCTCGCGAAGCTGAGCCCCACGCGCGGCCCGGCGCGAACCTACCTGTGCAATTCGGGCACGGAGGCCGTGGAGAGCGCCATCAAGCTGGCGCGCTTCAAGACCCGCCGCCCGCTGCTGCTGGGCTTCCTGGGCGCATTTCACGGCCGCACCCTGGGCGCCCTGGCGCTCACCGCCAGCAAGGCCACCCAGCGCCGCGGTTTCGCGCCGCTCACGCCGCAGGCGGTGCACGTACCCTACGCCAACTGCCGCCGCTGCGTGTTCAACCTCAAGTTCCCGGCGTGCCAGTTCGCGTGCGTCAAGTTCATCGAGCAGGAGATCTTCCGCACCGTCCTGCCGCCGGAGGACTGCGCCGCGATGGTGGTCGAGCCCATCCAGGGCGAGGGCGGCTACGTGGTGCCGCCCCCCGGCTACTTCCAGGAGCTGCGCAAGCTGTGCGACAAGTACGGCATCCTGCTGGTGCTGGACGAGGTCCAGGCCGGCATGGGCCGCACCGGGAAGTGGTGGGCCATCCAGCACTGGGGCGTGAAGCCGGACATCATCACCGTGGCCAAGGGCATTGCTTCGGGCATGCCGCTCGCGGCCATGCTGGCGCCGGCCTCGCTCATGGACTGGCCCCCGGGATCGCACGGCAACACCTTCGGCGGCAACCCGGTGTGCTGCGCGGCCTCGCTGGCCACGCTGGACCTGATCGAGGGCGGGCTGATGAAGAACGCCGAGCGCCGCGGGGTGGAGCTCATGGAGGGCCTCAAGGAGCTGGAGGCCCGGCACCGCAGCATCGGCTGGGTGCAGGGCCGCGGCCTGATGGTGGGCGTGGAGATCGTCAAGGACCGCAGCGGCATGGCCGGCGACGGGAAGATGCGCGACGAGCTGGTGGAGCGCGCCTTCCGCAAGGGCATGCTGCTGCTCGGCTCCGGGCCCAACTCGATCCGCTTCGCGCCGCCCCTGGTCATCACGCGCGACGAGATCGCCACCTCGCTCTCCATCTTCGACGAGGTGCTCACCGCCGCGGAGAAGAAGAAGACCCGGTGA